A DNA window from Thermodesulfobacteriota bacterium contains the following coding sequences:
- a CDS encoding class I SAM-dependent methyltransferase, protein MDKDIVINRRNRICPVVASGVLDNRIRRWIQNPRKILGPYVKEGMTVLDIGCGPGFFSIDMAQMVGKSGRVITADLQEGMLQKVRKKIKGTELEERITLHKCEENKIGVSEKVDFVLLFYMIHEVPNVKVFFSEIETILKPNGQVFMVEPPFHVSKKTFENTIKKAMDAGLAVVERPKLFLSKAAILKKG, encoded by the coding sequence TTGGATAAAGATATAGTGATCAATAGAAGGAATCGTATATGTCCGGTTGTAGCATCGGGTGTTCTCGATAATAGGATTCGAAGATGGATACAAAACCCGCGAAAAATACTAGGTCCCTATGTTAAAGAAGGAATGACTGTTCTGGATATAGGTTGTGGCCCGGGGTTTTTCTCTATTGATATGGCACAAATGGTCGGCAAATCCGGTCGAGTCATCACTGCTGATTTACAGGAAGGGATGCTTCAAAAAGTAAGAAAAAAGATTAAAGGAACTGAACTTGAAGAACGTATCACACTGCACAAATGCGAGGAGAACAAAATAGGCGTTTCTGAGAAGGTTGATTTTGTTCTGTTGTTCTATATGATTCACGAAGTTCCCAATGTAAAGGTATTTTTTAGTGAAATAGAAACGATTCTAAAGCCGAATGGACAGGTTTTCATGGTAGAACCACCATTTCATGTTTCAAAAAAAACGTTTGAAAACACAATCAAAAAAGCCATGGACGCCGGCCTGGCAGTTGTTGAGAGACCTAAATTATTTCTTAGCAAGGCAGCAATATTGAAAAAGGGCTGA
- a CDS encoding pyridoxal phosphate-dependent aminotransferase, with translation MILAERVNKIKPSPTLAVSAKADKMKADGIDIISFGAGEPDFDTPQNIKDAAINALNEGFTKYTPVDGIQELKDAIINKFQRQNNLTYERKQIIVSCGGKHIIYNIAQALFNSGDEVIIPAPYWVSFPDIVLLTDATPVIVKTTEKNEFKILPDELWEAITDKTKAIILNSPSNPTGTVYMAEELGKIAEIAVEKKLIVISDEIYEEFVYDGLTFTSIASLGKEIKNLTIVANGVSKAYSMTGWRIGYAGGPQEIISAMSKIQSQSTSNPTSIAQKASIEALTNSYDAVNTMVEEFNRRRKYMVKRLNSIDGVSCLKPMGAFYTFPRVSPLYQKRFNGKRIEDSTGFADFLLDVAMVAVVPGLAFGDDNHIRLSYATSFENIKMGMDRIEEAIKQLE, from the coding sequence ATGATTCTGGCTGAAAGAGTGAATAAGATAAAACCGTCGCCAACCCTGGCAGTATCTGCCAAGGCAGATAAAATGAAGGCAGATGGTATAGATATTATAAGTTTTGGGGCAGGAGAGCCTGATTTCGATACGCCTCAAAACATTAAAGACGCAGCTATTAATGCCCTTAATGAGGGCTTTACCAAGTATACCCCTGTTGATGGAATTCAAGAGCTGAAGGATGCTATAATCAATAAATTCCAAAGGCAAAATAACCTGACCTATGAAAGAAAGCAGATCATAGTTTCCTGTGGGGGAAAGCACATTATCTATAACATCGCACAGGCCCTTTTTAATAGTGGTGACGAAGTGATTATTCCGGCTCCCTACTGGGTATCGTTCCCTGATATTGTCCTTTTAACCGATGCTACACCTGTCATTGTAAAAACTACAGAAAAGAATGAATTTAAGATCCTGCCTGACGAATTATGGGAAGCAATCACTGATAAGACTAAGGCAATCATATTAAACAGTCCTTCAAATCCTACCGGTACTGTGTATATGGCAGAGGAGCTTGGAAAGATAGCAGAAATTGCTGTAGAAAAGAAACTGATCGTAATATCGGATGAGATATACGAGGAATTCGTTTACGATGGTTTAACTTTTACCAGTATAGCCTCATTAGGAAAGGAAATAAAAAATTTAACCATCGTGGCAAATGGGGTCTCAAAGGCTTATTCTATGACAGGATGGAGAATAGGGTACGCAGGCGGGCCACAGGAAATAATTTCGGCAATGAGTAAAATTCAGAGTCAGAGCACCTCCAACCCTACATCCATAGCCCAGAAGGCCAGTATAGAGGCACTAACAAACTCTTATGATGCTGTAAATACAATGGTAGAAGAGTTTAACAGAAGGCGAAAATATATGGTCAAAAGGCTCAATTCCATTGATGGAGTTTCGTGCTTAAAACCTATGGGGGCTTTCTATACATTCCCCAGGGTTTCACCACTTTATCAAAAAAGGTTTAATGGGAAGAGAATAGAAGACTCCACCGGTTTTGCCGATTTTCTTCTGGATGTTGCCATGGTTGCTGTGGTACCAGGTCTGGCATTTGGTGATGATAATCACATCAGACTCTCCTATGCCACGTCTTTCGAAAATATTAAGATGGGCATGGACAGGATTGAAGAGGCTATAAAACAATTGGAATAA
- a CDS encoding EamA family transporter, with the protein MKGEKILIAVLLIATVLCWGATPIIEKIGLTKVSPIVGVTIRSITITVILVVVTILTGDIKDIINTDVKSISLFSLSGILAGLLGMWTYYQILKTGATSKIVPLAATYPLVTAMLSILILGEAITLPRIIGTVLIVGGIYLVK; encoded by the coding sequence TGATTGCTACTGTTTTATGTTGGGGTGCAACTCCCATAATAGAAAAAATCGGTTTAACGAAGGTGTCTCCTATAGTTGGTGTTACCATAAGGAGTATTACCATAACAGTTATTCTTGTGGTTGTTACTATCCTAACTGGCGATATAAAGGACATAATCAACACTGACGTTAAATCGATTTCTCTTTTTTCCTTAAGTGGAATTTTAGCTGGCTTGTTGGGCATGTGGACTTATTACCAGATCCTTAAGACGGGGGCAACCTCTAAAATTGTTCCCCTTGCTGCTACCTATCCACTGGTGACAGCTATGCTTAGCATTTTGATTTTAGGAGAAGCTATAACACTGCCCAGGATAATTGGTACTGTCCTTATTGTTGGGGGGATTTACTTAGTAAAGTGA
- the coaD gene encoding pantetheine-phosphate adenylyltransferase, whose protein sequence is MERFAVYPGSFDPVTNGHVDLINRALNLFDKLIVTVALNPLKTNLFTMEERVEIIREIFKDNPKVIIDSFDCLLVEYLDRQNVHVVVRGLRAVLDFEYEFQMALMNRKLHRNIESVFLMTSYRWFYISSKIIKEVASMGGSVKNLVPDVVDRKLKEKFPKYRELNSNNIRLNGRKNHDSG, encoded by the coding sequence ATGGAAAGATTTGCTGTATACCCAGGTTCATTTGATCCGGTTACCAATGGTCACGTAGATTTGATAAATAGGGCTCTCAACCTCTTTGATAAGCTTATAGTAACGGTTGCATTAAATCCACTCAAAACCAATTTGTTTACTATGGAAGAGAGGGTAGAGATAATCCGCGAGATATTCAAAGATAATCCCAAGGTTATTATAGATTCCTTTGACTGTCTTCTCGTAGAATATTTGGATAGACAGAATGTGCATGTAGTAGTTAGAGGACTCAGGGCAGTACTGGATTTTGAATATGAATTCCAGATGGCGTTGATGAACAGAAAACTGCATAGAAATATAGAGTCAGTCTTTCTTATGACCAGCTACAGGTGGTTCTATATCAGTTCTAAAATAATCAAAGAGGTGGCAAGTATGGGTGGTTCTGTGAAAAACCTTGTCCCTGATGTTGTCGACAGAAAGTTAAAAGAGAAATTTCCAAAATACAGAGAGTTAAACAGTAATAACATAAGGTTAAATGGAAGGAAAAATCATGATTCTGGCTGA
- the rsmD gene encoding 16S rRNA (guanine(966)-N(2))-methyltransferase RsmD, with translation MRVIGGKAKGRKLLSARGLTTRPTADKIKESIFNILSCDFKDKEVLDLFAGTGNLGIEALSRGASKAVFIESSRHVLPVLEKNLRNCGFTDISQIIGTTVEKGIKILERRGNRFDFIFLDPPYIKGILKDALVKISQSDILKDTSLVIAEHSSSEMVEGGIEGLTLADQRRYGTTIISFFEFFKKTN, from the coding sequence TTGAGGGTTATAGGTGGTAAGGCAAAGGGAAGGAAGCTGCTTTCTGCCAGAGGCTTAACTACACGTCCAACCGCTGACAAGATTAAAGAATCGATTTTTAATATACTATCCTGTGATTTCAAAGATAAGGAGGTTCTGGATTTGTTTGCAGGAACCGGGAACTTAGGGATAGAGGCACTGAGTCGGGGGGCATCGAAAGCAGTCTTTATCGAGAGTAGTCGGCATGTCTTGCCTGTGTTAGAAAAGAACCTCCGAAACTGTGGGTTTACTGATATCAGTCAAATAATAGGCACTACCGTAGAGAAGGGAATAAAGATTCTGGAAAGAAGGGGAAATAGATTCGATTTTATATTTCTGGATCCACCTTACATAAAGGGTATACTGAAAGACGCTCTGGTGAAGATATCCCAATCAGATATTTTAAAAGATACCTCTTTGGTTATAGCTGAACACTCTTCTTCAGAAATGGTAGAAGGAGGTATAGAAGGACTAACCTTGGCTGATCAGAGAAGATATGGTACAACCATAATCTCGTTTTTTGAATTTTTCAAAAAAACTAATTAA